One region of Ornithorhynchus anatinus isolate Pmale09 chromosome X5, mOrnAna1.pri.v4, whole genome shotgun sequence genomic DNA includes:
- the LOC100093242 gene encoding class I histocompatibility antigen, Non-RT1.A alpha-1 chain-like isoform X2 translates to MGASGPKRNTSSPWYHPLRLLLLLLLLWDVVVGTGSHSLQFFSFGVSEPGPRVPEYIVFGYLDDQLIARYDSEKRRVEARAKWMEEKEGPKFWDSQTLRGLSWQSRVMKYLNTIMGYYNHSGGSHTFQHVVGCEIRGDGSTRGVRQYAYDGQDYIFYDTETRTWAAANPVAKITKRLWEADTAHEAQRKFDLEHECVYFLQKFLKYATKHLGRKVPPSVWVTHQKTPGGESTLKCWAHGFYPRDIRLSWWRDGQELTQETEHVEIRPGGDGTYQCWGAVGIPPGEEHRYTCRVEHQGLERPLTVIWEPPFEPSPFIAGAVAVLTLSIVAAVTWMRRKRRRRRGTRPASGDPVGEDEGHERGAFLEMSAAPAPPTQPTPGPPAC, encoded by the exons ATGGGGGCTTCAGGCCCCAAAAGAAACACCTCATCACCTTGGTATCACCCTCTccggttgctgctgctgctgctactgctatgGGATGTGGTGGTGGGAACAG GATCTCACTCGCTGCAGTTTTTCAGTTTTGGGGTGTCGGAGCCGGGCCCAAGGGTCCCCGAGTATATAGTCTTTGGATACCTGGACGACCAGCTCATCGCCCGTTACGATAGTGAGAAGCGGAGGGTGGAGGCTCGGGCCAagtggatggaggagaaagaagggcccAAGTTTTGGGACAGTCAGACGCTACGGGGCCTTAGCTGGCAATCCCGGGTTATGAAGTACCTGAACACCATCATGGGCTACTACAACCACAGTGGAG GGTCTCACACCTTTCAGCACGTGGTGGGCTGCGAGATCCGGGGGGACGGCAGCACCCGGGGCGTCCGCCAGTACGCGTACGACGGGCAGGACTACATCTTCTACGACACGGAGACCCGCACCTGGGCGGCAGCCAACCCCGTGGCCAAGATCACCAAGCGCCTCTGGGAGGCCGACACGGCCCATGAGGCGCAGAGGAAATTTGACCTGGAACATGAGTGTGTCTACTTCCTCCAGAAGTTCCTGAAGTATGCGACCAAGCACCTGGGCCGGAAAG TGCCTCCGTCAGTGTGGGTGACCCACCAGAAGACCCCGGGGGGAGAGTCCACCCTAAAGTGCTGGGCCCACGGCTTCTACCCGCGGGACATCCGGCTCAGCTGGTGGCGGGACGGACAGGAGCTGACCCAGGAGACGGAGCATGTGGAGATCCGGCCCGGTGGGGATGGGACCTACCAGTGCTGGGGGGCCGTGGGGATCCCCCCCGGGGAAGAGCACAGATACACCTGCCGCGTGGAACACCAGGGGCTAGAGCGGCCCCTCACCGTCATCTGGG AGCCGCCATTTGAGCCCAGCCCATTCATAGCCGGTGCCGTCGCTGTCCTGACCCTCTCCATCGTGGCCGCCGTGACCtggatgaggagaaagaggaggaggaggagggggacgaggcCAG CCTCAGGGGATCCCGTGGGAGAAGACGAGGGCCACGAGAGAGGTGCCTTCCTAGAGATGTCTGCTGCTCCCGCCCCACCGACACAACCAACACCAGGCCCTCCGGCATGCTAG
- the LOC100093242 gene encoding class I histocompatibility antigen, Non-RT1.A alpha-1 chain-like isoform X1: MGASGPKRNTSSPWYHPLRLLLLLLLLWDVVVGTGSHSLQFFSFGVSEPGPRVPEYIVFGYLDDQLIARYDSEKRRVEARAKWMEEKEGPKFWDSQTLRGLSWQSRVMKYLNTIMGYYNHSGGSHTFQHVVGCEIRGDGSTRGVRQYAYDGQDYIFYDTETRTWAAANPVAKITKRLWEADTAHEAQRKFDLEHECVYFLQKFLKYATKHLGRKVPPSVWVTHQKTPGGESTLKCWAHGFYPRDIRLSWWRDGQELTQETEHVEIRPGGDGTYQCWGAVGIPPGEEHRYTCRVEHQGLERPLTVIWEPPFEPSPFIAGAVAVLTLSIVAAVTWMRRKRRRRRGTRPAASGDPVGEDEGHERGAFLEMSAAPAPPTQPTPGPPAC, from the exons ATGGGGGCTTCAGGCCCCAAAAGAAACACCTCATCACCTTGGTATCACCCTCTccggttgctgctgctgctgctactgctatgGGATGTGGTGGTGGGAACAG GATCTCACTCGCTGCAGTTTTTCAGTTTTGGGGTGTCGGAGCCGGGCCCAAGGGTCCCCGAGTATATAGTCTTTGGATACCTGGACGACCAGCTCATCGCCCGTTACGATAGTGAGAAGCGGAGGGTGGAGGCTCGGGCCAagtggatggaggagaaagaagggcccAAGTTTTGGGACAGTCAGACGCTACGGGGCCTTAGCTGGCAATCCCGGGTTATGAAGTACCTGAACACCATCATGGGCTACTACAACCACAGTGGAG GGTCTCACACCTTTCAGCACGTGGTGGGCTGCGAGATCCGGGGGGACGGCAGCACCCGGGGCGTCCGCCAGTACGCGTACGACGGGCAGGACTACATCTTCTACGACACGGAGACCCGCACCTGGGCGGCAGCCAACCCCGTGGCCAAGATCACCAAGCGCCTCTGGGAGGCCGACACGGCCCATGAGGCGCAGAGGAAATTTGACCTGGAACATGAGTGTGTCTACTTCCTCCAGAAGTTCCTGAAGTATGCGACCAAGCACCTGGGCCGGAAAG TGCCTCCGTCAGTGTGGGTGACCCACCAGAAGACCCCGGGGGGAGAGTCCACCCTAAAGTGCTGGGCCCACGGCTTCTACCCGCGGGACATCCGGCTCAGCTGGTGGCGGGACGGACAGGAGCTGACCCAGGAGACGGAGCATGTGGAGATCCGGCCCGGTGGGGATGGGACCTACCAGTGCTGGGGGGCCGTGGGGATCCCCCCCGGGGAAGAGCACAGATACACCTGCCGCGTGGAACACCAGGGGCTAGAGCGGCCCCTCACCGTCATCTGGG AGCCGCCATTTGAGCCCAGCCCATTCATAGCCGGTGCCGTCGCTGTCCTGACCCTCTCCATCGTGGCCGCCGTGACCtggatgaggagaaagaggaggaggaggagggggacgaggcCAG CAGCCTCAGGGGATCCCGTGGGAGAAGACGAGGGCCACGAGAGAGGTGCCTTCCTAGAGATGTCTGCTGCTCCCGCCCCACCGACACAACCAACACCAGGCCCTCCGGCATGCTAG